In a genomic window of Roseiflexus castenholzii DSM 13941:
- a CDS encoding RlpA-like double-psi beta-barrel domain-containing protein, translated as MHRVVHRPVRDVAAFALLIACLAGLPAYAAPQPAGIADGIIVTPGDGFALATDAPPAPVAFGGAGRFGSFISDAIAYPHVFDTLRVAYETRVPRGAQVALDVRASADDARWTPWVIDLAPGATARFDQPARFAQYRVRLLATGDTPLLRSLRLTPEHSAPSFAAFENEPPPVAPTFTVHATRLGLVGRRTANGHRIVKRDRFVALPCVCVLSSRGGSEYMVRITHNGRSVVAPVYDVGPWNTRDNYWDPQEKRYFSDLRQGWPQDHAAFFDGHNNGRAQHGRVRFPTAIDIADGIWWDDFGIKGDRAVVDVTFLWMGRDPLEQAAQPQSPPEMPPADASPAPPSADTSPAPSPADAPPADVPGEEGQERGG; from the coding sequence ATGCACCGAGTCGTCCATCGTCCGGTCAGGGATGTTGCCGCGTTTGCGCTGCTGATCGCATGCCTTGCGGGGCTGCCTGCCTATGCCGCGCCGCAACCGGCTGGCATCGCTGATGGCATTATCGTCACGCCCGGCGACGGTTTTGCGCTCGCCACCGATGCGCCTCCCGCACCGGTGGCATTTGGCGGCGCTGGACGCTTCGGCAGTTTCATCAGCGACGCAATCGCATATCCCCATGTGTTCGATACCCTGCGCGTTGCGTATGAGACTCGCGTCCCACGCGGCGCGCAGGTGGCGCTCGATGTGCGCGCCAGCGCCGATGACGCGCGCTGGACTCCATGGGTCATCGATCTGGCGCCAGGCGCAACTGCACGGTTTGACCAACCGGCGCGCTTTGCTCAATATCGCGTGCGTCTACTGGCAACCGGCGACACGCCATTGCTCCGATCCCTGCGGCTCACGCCGGAGCATTCGGCGCCGTCGTTCGCCGCTTTCGAGAACGAGCCGCCGCCGGTCGCGCCAACGTTTACCGTCCACGCCACACGCCTGGGGCTGGTAGGCAGGCGCACCGCCAACGGACATCGGATCGTCAAACGTGACCGCTTTGTGGCGCTGCCGTGCGTGTGTGTCCTCTCCAGTCGCGGCGGCAGCGAATACATGGTGCGCATCACCCACAACGGTCGGAGCGTCGTCGCGCCGGTGTACGACGTCGGACCGTGGAATACGCGCGACAATTACTGGGACCCGCAGGAAAAGCGATATTTCAGCGATCTGCGCCAGGGATGGCCCCAGGATCATGCCGCCTTCTTCGATGGGCACAACAACGGTCGCGCCCAGCATGGGCGGGTGCGCTTCCCTACAGCCATCGATATTGCCGATGGCATCTGGTGGGACGATTTCGGCATCAAGGGCGACCGCGCCGTTGTCGATGTCACCTTCCTCTGGATGGGGCGCGATCCGCTCGAACAGGCTGCTCAGCCTCAGTCTCCGCCAGAGATGCCTCCTGCCGACGCCTCGCCTGCTCCACCGTCGGCGGATACCTCGCCTGCTCCATCGCCTGCCGATGCGCCACCTGCGGATGTGCCAGGGGAGGAGGGGCAGGAGCGTGGGGGATAA
- the kduD gene encoding 2-dehydro-3-deoxy-D-gluconate 5-dehydrogenase KduD, protein MSSALDLFRLDGRVALVTGGDKGLGQGIAIALAQAGADVAVVSRLGNAVATLDAIAATGRRSVALTADLSSTAPVEGVVSETITRLGRLDILVNNAGIIRRAPAVDYGWNDWRAVLDVNLDAVWALCQAAGRPMIAQGHGKIINVASLLAFQGGIRVPAYAAAKHAVAGLTKALANEWAHLGVNVNAIAPGYMVTDNTQALRDDPERSRQILERIPAGRWGVPADLAGAAIFLASSASDYVHGHVLVVDGGWLAR, encoded by the coding sequence ATGAGCAGCGCGCTCGATCTTTTTCGTCTCGACGGTCGCGTGGCATTGGTCACCGGCGGCGATAAGGGGTTGGGGCAGGGAATTGCCATCGCACTCGCGCAGGCTGGCGCAGACGTGGCGGTTGTCTCGCGTTTGGGGAATGCTGTCGCTACCCTCGATGCCATCGCCGCAACCGGACGACGCAGCGTTGCACTGACCGCCGATCTGAGCAGCACGGCGCCGGTCGAGGGGGTGGTGAGCGAAACCATCACGCGCCTTGGACGGCTCGATATTCTCGTTAACAATGCCGGGATTATCCGGCGCGCCCCGGCTGTTGATTATGGATGGAACGATTGGCGCGCGGTGCTCGACGTGAACCTCGATGCAGTATGGGCGCTCTGCCAGGCGGCTGGTCGTCCAATGATCGCCCAGGGTCACGGAAAGATCATCAATGTCGCATCCCTGCTCGCTTTCCAGGGAGGCATTCGCGTGCCCGCCTACGCCGCTGCCAAGCACGCCGTCGCCGGCCTGACAAAGGCGCTTGCCAATGAGTGGGCGCATCTGGGGGTGAATGTCAATGCCATTGCCCCGGGCTACATGGTCACCGACAACACACAGGCGCTGCGCGATGATCCTGAACGATCCCGTCAGATTCTCGAACGCATTCCCGCCGGGCGCTGGGGCGTTCCCGCCGATCTGGCAGGGGCGGCAATCTTTCTGGCGTCATCCGCCAGCGACTACGTGCATGGGCACGTACTCGTCGTCGATGGCGGGTGGCTGGCGCGGTGA
- a CDS encoding 5-deoxy-glucuronate isomerase, producing the protein MTAFFTRVGSDPGLNTLDVNPCTLLDFARLILPDGASFAGETGGREVALVIFGGRGTVQVAGKTFARIGARPNPFAGKPYAVYMPAGSAYTITAHGTLDAGLCSAPSDLATDPYVITPDMVVQVDAGAANFSRTLSNILTTSSQPELPAARLLVGETFVPSGNWSTYPPHKHEVDNLPYEAHHEEMYYFRVNPPEGFGLCRHYSPERGYDQTYTISDSTIFMAPHGYHTTCSAPGYTNYFLWFLAGTGRTQAVAFDPALAWVQKAAPLIKQAERSR; encoded by the coding sequence ATGACCGCCTTTTTCACCCGTGTCGGCAGCGATCCCGGTCTCAACACGCTGGATGTCAATCCCTGCACTCTGCTCGATTTTGCCCGGCTTATCCTTCCTGACGGCGCCAGTTTCGCCGGTGAGACCGGCGGACGTGAAGTGGCGCTCGTCATTTTTGGCGGACGCGGTACGGTGCAGGTTGCCGGGAAGACGTTTGCCCGGATTGGCGCGCGTCCCAATCCATTCGCCGGAAAGCCATACGCCGTCTACATGCCCGCAGGTAGCGCCTACACGATCACAGCGCATGGAACGCTCGACGCCGGACTCTGCTCGGCGCCGTCGGACCTGGCGACCGATCCGTATGTGATCACGCCGGATATGGTGGTGCAGGTCGATGCCGGCGCGGCGAACTTCAGCCGCACGCTCTCCAACATTTTGACGACCAGCAGCCAACCGGAACTGCCTGCCGCGAGGCTGCTGGTCGGCGAGACGTTCGTGCCATCGGGCAACTGGAGCACCTACCCGCCGCACAAGCACGAGGTCGATAACCTGCCCTACGAGGCGCACCACGAGGAGATGTACTACTTCCGTGTGAATCCTCCCGAAGGATTCGGGTTGTGCCGTCATTACAGTCCTGAACGCGGCTACGACCAGACCTACACCATCAGCGACTCGACGATCTTCATGGCGCCGCACGGCTACCATACCACCTGTAGTGCGCCGGGATATACGAATTATTTTCTCTGGTTTCTTGCAGGCACAGGGCGTACTCAGGCAGTCGCGTTCGACCCGGCGCTCGCCTGGGTGCAGAAGGCTGCGCCGCTGATCAAACAGGCGGAGCGATCACGATGA
- a CDS encoding MurT ligase domain-containing protein — translation MIDIRLLLAVAAGKSTGVASRVLRRGGGTTLPGVVARRVDPQALRKLAVALPQGVVLVSGTNGKTTTTRMIAAMLADDGRAPLHNRAGANLISGVTATALAGVSFGGRSPARIGLFETDEAAFPGIAAETTPRLVVLHNLFRDQLDRYGEVDTVAKGWRSALERLPATTTVLLNADDPAVAALGEGLSAKVRFYGLNDRRYASGAAAQIGDARFCRRCGAPYRYTALFYAHVGHYRCDRCSAARPTPDYALERLDLHGVKESMLCLTFPGGAMELHLPLPGLYNAINALAAIAACLELGVPAPRIRATLEHFDAAFGRIERVDAGGRPLLIALIKNPVGATETIRMLTDALNVERSTHVATLQSNAAQAAETLQGDAASAERSRCNVSTNNLHPSTLLHLLILINDRHADGTDVSWLWDAEFERLAGHVARATIGGTRAADMAVRLKYAGVESECISVVDDPADALDAALERLPASATLYALPTYTAMLDLRAELVRRRWARPFWED, via the coding sequence ATGATTGATATCCGACTGTTGCTGGCGGTCGCTGCCGGTAAATCGACCGGCGTCGCCAGCCGCGTTCTGCGGCGCGGCGGCGGTACGACGCTCCCCGGCGTCGTTGCCCGGCGCGTCGATCCGCAAGCGCTGCGGAAACTGGCGGTGGCGCTGCCGCAGGGAGTTGTGCTCGTTTCCGGCACCAACGGCAAAACGACTACCACTCGGATGATTGCGGCGATGCTGGCGGACGATGGACGCGCGCCACTCCATAATCGCGCCGGCGCGAACCTGATCAGCGGCGTAACGGCAACGGCGCTAGCGGGTGTGTCGTTTGGCGGACGCTCCCCGGCGCGAATCGGTCTGTTCGAAACTGATGAAGCCGCCTTTCCGGGCATCGCAGCAGAAACCACACCTCGCCTGGTTGTGCTCCATAATCTGTTCCGCGATCAACTCGACCGCTACGGCGAAGTGGATACCGTAGCGAAGGGGTGGCGGTCAGCGCTCGAACGCCTTCCCGCCACGACAACCGTCTTGCTCAATGCTGATGATCCGGCGGTCGCGGCGCTTGGAGAGGGACTATCCGCCAAAGTGCGCTTCTATGGACTCAATGATCGACGCTACGCATCGGGGGCGGCGGCGCAGATCGGCGATGCCCGGTTTTGCCGTCGCTGCGGTGCGCCATACCGCTACACGGCGCTCTTCTACGCGCACGTCGGGCATTACCGCTGCGATAGGTGCAGCGCGGCGCGCCCAACACCCGACTATGCTCTGGAACGGTTGGACCTCCATGGTGTGAAAGAGTCCATGCTCTGCCTGACGTTTCCGGGAGGTGCGATGGAACTCCATCTGCCTCTTCCAGGTTTGTACAACGCGATCAACGCGCTGGCAGCGATTGCGGCATGTCTGGAACTTGGCGTTCCGGCGCCACGTATTCGCGCGACGCTCGAACATTTCGACGCTGCTTTTGGGCGTATCGAACGGGTTGATGCGGGCGGACGCCCGTTGCTGATCGCCCTGATCAAAAACCCTGTTGGCGCCACCGAAACCATTCGCATGCTGACGGATGCGTTGAATGTTGAACGTTCAACGCATGTCGCAACGTTGCAGAGCAACGCAGCGCAAGCGGCGGAGACGTTGCAGGGCGACGCAGCATCAGCAGAAAGGTCGCGGTGCAATGTCTCTACCAATAACCTTCATCCTTCAACCCTGCTTCACCTTCTTATCCTGATCAATGATCGCCATGCTGATGGAACGGATGTTTCGTGGCTATGGGACGCGGAATTCGAGCGCCTGGCGGGACATGTGGCGCGCGCGACCATCGGCGGAACGCGCGCGGCAGATATGGCGGTGCGGCTGAAATATGCCGGGGTTGAGTCGGAATGTATCAGCGTCGTGGATGACCCGGCAGACGCGCTGGACGCGGCGCTCGAACGATTGCCTGCCAGCGCAACGCTCTATGCGCTGCCAACGTATACTGCTATGCTCGACCTGCGCGCTGAGTTGGTGCGCCGCCGGTGGGCGCGACCGTTCTGGGAGGATTAG
- a CDS encoding XdhC family protein encodes MTILYTTLKACLAAEQPVAVATIIDGTGQIGAKLLVRPGEALLGTLGDSILNEAVERDALAMLLRAESGIRSYTVADGDVQVFIETYPPPPTMFIVGAVHIAIPLVTFAKTLGFRTVVIDARGAFATPERFAHADELIHAWPDEVLPGRLTSNSFVVLLTHDPKLDDPALKVALPSPARYVGALGSPKTHARRLERLRADGVPEEQLARLHAPIGLKIGSDSPEEIAVSIIAEVVAARHGLTGR; translated from the coding sequence ATGACGATACTGTACACCACTCTTAAGGCATGCCTTGCCGCAGAGCAACCGGTCGCCGTTGCGACGATCATTGATGGAACAGGGCAGATCGGCGCTAAGCTGCTGGTGCGCCCCGGTGAGGCGTTGCTCGGCACGCTGGGCGATTCGATCCTCAATGAAGCGGTCGAGCGCGATGCGCTGGCAATGCTGCTGCGCGCCGAAAGCGGCATTCGCTCCTACACGGTCGCTGATGGCGACGTGCAGGTCTTTATCGAAACCTATCCGCCGCCGCCGACCATGTTTATTGTCGGTGCGGTGCATATTGCCATTCCGCTGGTAACGTTTGCAAAGACGCTTGGTTTCCGCACCGTGGTGATTGATGCGCGCGGCGCCTTTGCCACTCCTGAGCGGTTCGCCCATGCCGACGAACTGATCCATGCCTGGCCCGATGAAGTGCTGCCTGGACGCCTGACGAGCAACAGTTTCGTGGTGTTGCTGACCCACGATCCCAAACTGGACGATCCGGCGCTTAAGGTGGCGCTGCCCTCGCCAGCGCGCTATGTCGGGGCGCTGGGCAGCCCCAAGACGCACGCCAGACGCCTGGAGCGCCTGCGCGCCGATGGGGTGCCAGAAGAACAACTGGCGCGCCTGCATGCGCCAATCGGGTTGAAGATTGGTTCGGATTCTCCAGAGGAGATTGCCGTCAGTATTATTGCCGAAGTTGTGGCGGCTCGCCATGGGTTGACCGGGAGGTAG
- a CDS encoding XdhC family protein produces the protein MKDVLPAIEQWRARGERVAFATVVKTLGSAPRGVGAKMAVSSSGAMIGSVSGGCIEGAVFDACQEAIKTGKAQLLHFGVADDDAWDVGLACGGIIDVFVEPLDW, from the coding sequence ATGAAAGATGTTCTTCCTGCAATCGAGCAATGGCGTGCGCGCGGCGAGCGTGTGGCGTTTGCCACTGTGGTGAAGACGCTTGGTTCTGCGCCACGCGGTGTCGGCGCAAAGATGGCAGTATCATCGAGCGGCGCTATGATCGGCTCGGTCAGCGGCGGATGTATCGAGGGCGCGGTCTTCGATGCATGCCAGGAAGCGATCAAGACCGGTAAAGCGCAGTTGTTGCACTTCGGCGTCGCCGACGACGATGCCTGGGATGTGGGGCTGGCATGCGGCGGCATCATTGATGTGTTCGTCGAGCCGCTGGACTGGTAG
- a CDS encoding polysaccharide deacetylase family protein, translated as MRSASDRTAIKTMPVVVFHIAIGPLDDDGRCPVRARVNGRAAVSELHLAGSLFDLGHQALHAGAQRIANIPDVGRALGRALFTLPIRTLLLDAARSAAADGARLQVRLQINTPELAALPWEYLSLGSTHVWTPALRADYALVRAGRCVSPPQSLPLREPLRVLAIASPGNAHCLDALERALTPGIRAARIDLRSVPDASPSTLQRALVEEMPHVLHLAARVVLTPDRRLELDLSGALDAGDLVDLLADAANLRLATLTGGEGDRRALDIAPMLCAALLIDERLPATIAFGTPLPADHTARFAALCYDQLAMGAPVDLAVTVGRVALARIGDLWGAPVLRVAPDTGVLFQPLPRRAARPRSANRPLPFVAATAVGVALILGGYLFRPSPSLPPEATYARQVTPPTVRVRETPTSGHPSILAAPLSFIAPSATPTPSPLPSPTPLPAPIGYTVHRVAAGETLDGIAARLGSDTAAIAALNAIDADAPLRPERALAIPLFHPGEAASGLTEPVRRGNPASGKVALTFDIEIDDTTLYAILDALRQRQVKGTFFVTGNWVKRFPDAARAIVAEGNEIANHSLTHPYFSRIGLDGMANELRETDRIVLEVTGRSTRPHFRFPYGDYTAQAVAAVVAEGYIPYHWSADDRAIPAWLDRAVADPAWADGGILLMHGRSSTAGMLPGIIDRLRAVGLEPTTLSETLR; from the coding sequence ATGCGGTCAGCCTCGGATCGAACCGCGATCAAAACCATGCCGGTTGTTGTCTTCCACATCGCCATTGGTCCACTCGATGACGATGGACGATGCCCGGTCCGCGCGCGCGTCAACGGACGTGCCGCCGTGTCGGAGTTGCACCTGGCAGGATCGCTGTTCGACCTGGGACATCAGGCGCTCCATGCCGGTGCGCAGCGGATCGCAAACATTCCTGATGTCGGGCGGGCGCTGGGTCGAGCGCTGTTTACGCTGCCGATTCGCACGCTCTTGCTCGATGCTGCGCGTTCTGCCGCTGCGGATGGCGCTCGCCTTCAGGTGCGGTTGCAGATCAATACACCGGAACTTGCCGCGCTTCCCTGGGAGTATCTGTCACTGGGCAGCACACATGTCTGGACGCCAGCACTGCGCGCCGATTATGCGCTGGTGCGTGCAGGAAGGTGCGTCTCGCCGCCACAATCACTGCCCCTCCGCGAACCGCTGCGGGTGCTGGCGATTGCGTCGCCCGGCAATGCGCACTGCCTGGATGCGCTCGAACGCGCGCTGACGCCCGGCATTCGCGCCGCTCGGATCGATCTGCGGTCAGTGCCGGATGCCTCTCCCTCGACATTGCAGCGGGCGCTGGTGGAAGAAATGCCCCACGTGCTGCACCTGGCGGCGCGTGTTGTGCTGACGCCCGATCGGCGTCTCGAACTGGATCTGAGTGGCGCACTCGACGCCGGCGACCTGGTCGATCTGCTGGCAGATGCGGCAAATCTGCGGTTGGCAACGCTGACCGGCGGCGAAGGAGACAGGCGGGCGCTCGATATTGCGCCAATGCTGTGTGCAGCGTTGCTGATCGATGAGCGCCTTCCTGCCACAATTGCGTTCGGTACACCGCTGCCGGCGGACCATACGGCTCGGTTTGCGGCGCTCTGCTACGATCAGTTGGCGATGGGAGCGCCGGTCGATCTTGCAGTGACGGTCGGGCGCGTGGCGCTGGCGCGGATCGGCGACCTGTGGGGAGCGCCGGTGCTGCGGGTTGCGCCTGATACCGGTGTGCTGTTCCAACCCTTGCCGCGCCGCGCCGCGCGCCCGCGCTCCGCAAACCGCCCGCTTCCTTTCGTTGCGGCAACCGCCGTCGGTGTTGCGCTGATCCTTGGCGGGTATCTGTTCCGCCCATCGCCATCCTTGCCACCGGAAGCCACGTATGCGCGTCAAGTTACGCCGCCAACGGTGCGTGTTCGGGAAACACCCACCTCCGGGCATCCGAGCATTCTGGCAGCGCCCCTGTCGTTCATCGCGCCATCGGCAACACCCACGCCCTCCCCTCTGCCGTCGCCAACGCCGTTGCCTGCGCCGATCGGGTATACGGTTCATCGCGTCGCTGCGGGGGAAACGCTGGACGGCATCGCAGCACGATTGGGAAGTGATACAGCAGCCATTGCCGCACTGAATGCGATTGACGCCGACGCGCCACTCCGCCCTGAACGAGCGCTGGCGATCCCGTTGTTCCATCCTGGCGAAGCGGCATCCGGGCTGACGGAACCGGTGCGACGCGGCAATCCGGCGTCCGGGAAGGTGGCGCTGACGTTCGATATCGAAATTGACGATACAACGCTCTATGCCATCCTCGATGCATTACGACAGCGTCAAGTCAAAGGGACGTTCTTCGTCACGGGGAACTGGGTCAAACGCTTCCCCGATGCAGCACGCGCCATCGTTGCCGAAGGAAACGAGATTGCCAATCATTCGCTCACGCATCCCTACTTCTCACGCATCGGTCTCGACGGGATGGCGAATGAATTGCGTGAAACCGACCGGATTGTTCTGGAGGTCACCGGCCGAAGCACGAGACCGCATTTCCGCTTTCCCTATGGCGATTATACCGCGCAGGCGGTTGCAGCAGTTGTGGCGGAAGGATACATTCCGTACCATTGGAGCGCCGATGATCGAGCGATCCCGGCATGGCTCGACCGCGCCGTCGCTGATCCGGCGTGGGCGGATGGCGGCATCTTGTTAATGCACGGACGGTCGTCAACGGCCGGCATGTTGCCGGGCATTATTGATCGTTTGCGCGCTGTTGGACTGGAACCGACAACCCTGAGCGAAACCTTGCGATAG